One stretch of Natronoarchaeum philippinense DNA includes these proteins:
- a CDS encoding Hsp20/alpha crystallin family protein, with the protein MTLRELGRSVGGSVLRRVGRAAGSVQERRPIPADLLESDDAFLAVFDAAGATSSDVQVRFSRGTVHVRIDRFRDPQDDFEMRFPGRGLSLDGTVDLPADVAVDPDSASATLTDAGALEVLVPKVESSADNSDAGSDDTETTDADAADA; encoded by the coding sequence GGAGCGTGCTGCGCCGGGTCGGCCGCGCCGCCGGCAGCGTTCAGGAGCGCCGGCCGATACCGGCCGATCTGCTCGAAAGCGACGACGCCTTTCTGGCCGTGTTCGACGCCGCCGGCGCGACCAGCAGTGACGTTCAGGTTCGGTTCTCTCGGGGCACCGTCCACGTCCGGATCGACCGGTTCCGCGACCCGCAGGACGACTTCGAGATGCGTTTCCCCGGTCGCGGGCTCTCGCTCGACGGCACGGTCGACCTCCCTGCTGACGTGGCCGTCGACCCCGACTCGGCCTCGGCGACGCTGACCGACGCCGGAGCACTGGAGGTGCTGGTGCCGAAAGTGGAGTCCTCGGCCGATAATTCCGACGCCGGCTCGGACGACACCGAGACGACAGACGCCGACGCTGCCGACGCCTGA
- a CDS encoding NAD(P)/FAD-dependent oxidoreductase has product MQFDLPASPATPPPELDRSVAVIGAGAVGATAARDLARWGADVTLFERDAVGAGATGRAAGIVYDAFAEDLDAAVADRAIERFRTASGSGEFALTEQPYVWFAREGDDRRAEAIREQASRMRANGRSVEVLEPAAVADRWPALRTDDLAVVAVARTAGTADPEVYAAAMVESARADGAAVEVGSPASIETDPIGVRVGHSDRNRAREGGVRTFDAVLVAAGARTPTLLADAGVEIACAPYRVQALTVGVAEGNGDLPTFYDATGEYYARPNGTGLLAGDGVEPGAADPEDWTRDADAWFREELIGVLSERVDGVDTAATDSWAGLCTATPDRNPLVGSVAPGLVVATGFHGHGFMRAPAIGELAARELCGGDGVAAFDPTRFDGGEQIEIADGIVVDERG; this is encoded by the coding sequence ATGCAGTTCGACCTGCCGGCGTCCCCCGCGACGCCGCCACCCGAACTCGACCGATCGGTCGCCGTGATCGGCGCCGGCGCGGTCGGTGCGACGGCTGCCCGCGATCTGGCGCGCTGGGGCGCCGACGTGACGCTGTTCGAGCGCGACGCTGTCGGCGCCGGGGCGACCGGCCGGGCAGCGGGGATCGTCTACGACGCCTTCGCCGAGGATCTCGACGCCGCGGTCGCAGACCGAGCAATCGAACGCTTTCGCACCGCCTCGGGCAGCGGCGAGTTCGCGCTGACCGAGCAACCCTACGTCTGGTTCGCCCGCGAGGGCGACGACCGACGCGCCGAGGCCATCCGCGAGCAGGCGTCCCGGATGCGCGCGAACGGCCGAAGCGTCGAGGTGCTGGAGCCGGCGGCAGTCGCCGACCGGTGGCCCGCCCTGCGGACCGACGATCTGGCGGTCGTCGCCGTCGCTCGGACCGCCGGAACCGCCGATCCCGAGGTTTACGCCGCGGCGATGGTCGAGTCCGCACGCGCCGACGGCGCCGCGGTCGAAGTCGGGAGTCCGGCGTCCATCGAGACTGATCCGATCGGCGTTCGAGTCGGCCACAGCGACCGGAATCGTGCCCGCGAGGGCGGCGTCCGAACGTTCGACGCCGTCCTCGTCGCCGCTGGCGCGCGGACGCCGACGCTGCTCGCCGACGCCGGCGTCGAGATTGCCTGTGCGCCCTACCGAGTGCAGGCGCTGACCGTCGGCGTCGCCGAGGGCAACGGTGACCTTCCGACGTTCTACGACGCGACCGGCGAGTACTACGCCCGCCCGAACGGAACTGGGCTGCTCGCCGGCGACGGCGTGGAGCCGGGTGCAGCCGATCCCGAAGACTGGACGCGCGACGCCGACGCGTGGTTCCGCGAGGAGCTGATCGGTGTGCTGTCCGAGCGCGTCGACGGCGTCGACACGGCTGCGACGGATTCGTGGGCGGGGCTATGCACGGCGACACCGGACCGGAATCCGCTGGTTGGGAGTGTCGCGCCGGGACTGGTCGTCGCGACGGGCTTTCATGGCCACGGGTTCATGCGCGCGCCGGCGATCGGCGAACTCGCCGCTCGGGAACTCTGTGGTGGGGACGGCGTCGCCGCGTTCGATCCGACGCGGTTCGACGGTGGAGAGCAAATCGAGATCGCAGACGGGATCGTCGTCGACGAGCGGGGCTGA
- a CDS encoding site-2 protease family protein yields the protein MRSFRIGSAFGIPIKLDLTFLLVLPLFAYLIGSQSSQIVELLNQVLGATITLETFDGGATRWVLGTVAALGLFVGVLLHELGHSLVARRFGFPIDSITLWIFGGIASFTEMPEDWRQELAIAIAGPVVSVLVGVVCFGLFSAVPASAGGAQFVFGYLAVLNVILAVFNLLPAFPMDGGRILRAILARTRPYARATSIAAEVGKFFAVLLGLLGLFSFNVLMIGIAFFVYIAASSESQQVQLKAAFEGVTVRDVMTPSERLHTVSPDTTIAELLQRMFRERHTGYPVIEDGQPVGMVTLDDAREVTPVEREAFTVDDVMSRDLVTIPVDADAMAAFDRLQEHDVGRLLVVDTRGDIVGLLSRTDLMTALDVVRSTDTIDGGDLRSASN from the coding sequence ATGCGAAGTTTCAGGATCGGCTCGGCCTTCGGCATCCCGATCAAGCTGGACCTGACGTTCCTGCTCGTGTTGCCGCTGTTTGCCTACCTCATCGGCTCCCAGTCGTCCCAGATCGTCGAGTTGCTCAATCAGGTGCTCGGCGCGACTATCACCCTCGAAACGTTCGACGGCGGCGCGACCCGCTGGGTTCTGGGTACCGTCGCGGCGCTCGGGCTGTTCGTCGGCGTGTTGCTCCACGAACTTGGCCACTCGCTGGTGGCCCGCCGCTTTGGCTTCCCCATCGACTCGATCACGCTGTGGATCTTCGGCGGCATCGCGTCCTTTACCGAGATGCCCGAGGACTGGCGCCAAGAGCTCGCTATCGCCATCGCCGGTCCCGTCGTGAGCGTGCTGGTCGGCGTGGTCTGTTTCGGCCTGTTCTCGGCCGTTCCGGCGAGCGCCGGCGGTGCGCAGTTCGTGTTCGGATACCTCGCCGTGCTCAACGTCATTCTGGCCGTTTTCAACCTCCTGCCTGCGTTCCCGATGGACGGCGGGCGGATCCTTCGGGCGATCCTCGCGCGCACCCGTCCCTACGCGAGAGCGACCTCGATTGCCGCCGAGGTCGGCAAGTTCTTCGCGGTGCTGCTCGGGCTGTTGGGGCTGTTCAGCTTCAACGTCCTGATGATCGGGATCGCCTTCTTCGTCTACATCGCGGCCTCCTCGGAGTCACAGCAGGTCCAGTTGAAGGCCGCTTTCGAGGGCGTGACGGTCCGGGACGTGATGACGCCGTCCGAGCGACTGCACACGGTTTCCCCTGATACGACGATCGCCGAACTTCTCCAGCGGATGTTCCGCGAGCGCCACACAGGCTATCCCGTGATCGAGGACGGACAGCCCGTCGGGATGGTGACGCTCGACGACGCCCGCGAGGTCACCCCCGTCGAGCGCGAGGCCTTTACCGTCGACGACGTGATGAGCCGTGATCTCGTGACGATCCCGGTCGACGCCGACGCGATGGCGGCGTTCGATCGCCTGCAGGAACACGATGTCGGCCGCCTGCTCGTCGTCGACACTCGCGGCGATATCGTCGGGTTGCTCTCGCGGACCGACCTGATGACCGCGCTCGATGTCGTCCGATCGACCGACACGATCGACGGCGGCGACCTGCGATCGGCGTCGAACTGA
- a CDS encoding PAS domain-containing response regulator gives MATVSGGPIRVLIVDDNPRFGELAEMFLEEEFEDIRVDAATSAVEGEQTLAEKPVDCIVSDYQMPEKDGIEFLRDVRTDHPQLPFIIMTGKGDETVASEAISAGVTDYIRKEAGSEHYDLLAHRIRNAVGQRRTEQAKKARNRRIRRVYERIDDGFVALDEQWQLTYANTRAAELLDRSNEELRGKEVTEVFPGIEDTEFYRAASGVLDEQEVISVEEHYDLLDAWLEVRIFPDVDGLSIYFRDVTERKRRQQELERSRKRYRALVDTAPTAIVVTDAEDGEIVEINQSAESLLGRSSETLSGEHHTALHPSEDRKLYETLFRERLETGAGMVSKHADGSQVYVVTDDGERIPVEISSQVIDLENERLVQSVIRDVVKRS, from the coding sequence ATGGCAACCGTCTCTGGAGGGCCTATTCGCGTTCTCATCGTCGACGACAACCCCCGTTTCGGAGAGCTCGCGGAAATGTTTCTAGAAGAGGAGTTCGAAGACATTCGCGTCGATGCCGCGACGAGCGCGGTCGAGGGCGAGCAGACGCTGGCGGAAAAGCCGGTCGACTGCATCGTCAGCGACTACCAGATGCCCGAAAAAGATGGGATCGAGTTCCTGCGAGATGTCCGCACGGACCACCCCCAGCTACCGTTTATTATCATGACCGGGAAAGGCGACGAGACCGTCGCCAGCGAGGCAATCTCGGCCGGCGTCACCGATTACATCCGCAAAGAGGCCGGCAGCGAGCACTACGACTTGCTCGCCCACCGCATCCGGAACGCGGTCGGCCAGCGGCGGACCGAGCAGGCAAAGAAGGCTCGCAATCGGCGCATCCGGCGGGTGTACGAGCGGATCGACGACGGCTTCGTCGCGCTCGACGAACAGTGGCAACTGACCTACGCTAACACGCGCGCCGCGGAGCTGCTGGACCGCTCGAACGAGGAGTTGCGGGGCAAAGAAGTGACGGAGGTGTTCCCCGGCATCGAAGACACGGAGTTCTACAGGGCAGCCTCGGGCGTGCTCGATGAACAAGAGGTGATCTCGGTCGAGGAGCATTACGACCTACTCGACGCTTGGCTGGAAGTGCGGATCTTCCCCGACGTGGACGGGTTGTCGATCTACTTCCGCGACGTTACCGAGCGCAAGCGTCGCCAGCAGGAACTCGAACGGTCGCGTAAGCGCTATCGGGCGCTGGTCGACACAGCGCCGACCGCGATCGTCGTGACCGACGCCGAAGACGGAGAGATCGTCGAGATAAACCAGTCAGCGGAGTCGCTGCTGGGCCGCAGTTCCGAGACGCTCTCCGGGGAACATCACACGGCGCTTCATCCCTCCGAGGATCGCAAGCTGTACGAGACGCTGTTTCGGGAGCGTCTGGAAACCGGCGCGGGTATGGTGAGCAAGCACGCCGACGGTTCGCAGGTGTATGTCGTCACCGACGACGGCGAGCGCATCCCCGTTGAAATTTCCTCGCAGGTGATCGACCTAGAGAACGAGCGCCTCGTCCAGAGCGTGATCCGAGACGTCGTCAAGCGCTCCTGA
- a CDS encoding DUF5814 domain-containing protein, with protein sequence MAITDKIYVKNHRQLSSQLDTHIPKGAFKGATLDVLFTGGGLEKLDEATRDRVLDFAEDFLDCDCDNNPYCGCPERKFVRYLLELRAQGLGPDAIVDVMSDDYMLYAYPGDVLSFLDSGVRTLEAVEELAAVEGDDEAREQARRVKRNLSG encoded by the coding sequence GTGGCGATCACGGACAAAATCTACGTGAAGAACCACCGGCAGCTGAGCTCCCAACTCGACACCCACATCCCGAAGGGGGCGTTCAAGGGTGCGACGCTCGACGTGCTCTTTACCGGCGGCGGCCTCGAAAAGCTGGACGAGGCCACCCGCGATCGCGTACTCGACTTCGCGGAGGACTTTCTGGACTGCGACTGCGACAACAATCCCTACTGTGGCTGTCCGGAGCGCAAGTTCGTGCGCTACTTGCTCGAACTGCGTGCGCAGGGGCTCGGCCCCGACGCCATCGTCGACGTGATGAGCGACGACTACATGCTGTACGCCTACCCGGGCGACGTGCTCTCCTTTCTCGACAGCGGCGTCCGGACGCTGGAGGCGGTCGAGGAACTCGCGGCCGTCGAAGGCGACGACGAAGCCAGAGAACAGGCCCGCCGCGTCAAACGGAACCTGTCGGGCTGA
- a CDS encoding ribbon-helix-helix protein, CopG family — protein sequence MGNKNKTISFRVNEDDFESLREIAEERDISLSAVFRDYVDMLVAHDGQIEVVPEHDLDSAVDESDDDEFPPKVTVPKSFVREHERLELEADHLREQLDEYKQYATHLRERVDDDADDVIHLEDLDRDDADDETLHLG from the coding sequence ATGGGCAACAAGAACAAGACGATCTCGTTTCGCGTCAACGAGGACGACTTCGAGTCGCTACGGGAGATCGCCGAGGAGCGCGACATCTCGCTGTCGGCGGTGTTCCGCGACTACGTCGACATGCTCGTTGCCCACGACGGTCAGATCGAGGTCGTCCCCGAACACGACCTCGACAGCGCCGTCGACGAGAGCGACGACGACGAGTTCCCGCCGAAGGTCACGGTACCGAAGAGCTTCGTGCGCGAACACGAACGTCTCGAACTCGAAGCCGACCACCTGCGGGAGCAGTTAGACGAGTACAAGCAGTACGCGACCCACCTGCGCGAGCGCGTCGACGACGACGCCGACGACGTGATCCACCTCGAAGATTTAGACCGGGACGACGCCGACGACGAGACGCTCCACCTCGGCTAA
- a CDS encoding RPA family protein has product MSDAPSREVARRAFATEFNDASYTFKESDDERAPVYALLPTGERVNRVFFAGTLTEKEDIGEDNEYWRGRIVDPTGTFFVYAGQYQPDAAAMLRDLEPPAYVSVVGKPRTYETDEGDVNVSVRPESITVVDADVRDRWVVETAQRTLDRIENFDTDASEYAAMADEEYEFPIENYRREVVTALEDLEDEQEAAADPA; this is encoded by the coding sequence ATGAGCGATGCACCCAGCCGAGAGGTCGCGCGACGCGCGTTCGCAACCGAGTTCAACGACGCGAGCTACACGTTCAAGGAATCCGACGACGAGCGCGCGCCCGTCTACGCCTTGCTGCCGACGGGCGAGCGCGTCAATCGCGTGTTCTTCGCCGGCACGCTCACCGAGAAAGAGGACATCGGCGAGGACAACGAGTACTGGCGCGGCCGGATCGTCGATCCGACGGGGACCTTCTTCGTCTACGCCGGCCAGTACCAGCCCGACGCCGCCGCGATGTTGCGGGATCTGGAACCGCCCGCGTACGTCTCGGTCGTCGGCAAGCCTCGCACCTACGAGACCGACGAGGGCGACGTGAACGTCTCCGTGCGACCGGAGTCGATCACCGTCGTCGACGCCGACGTGCGGGACCGCTGGGTCGTCGAGACCGCCCAGCGCACGCTCGACCGGATCGAGAACTTCGACACCGACGCGAGCGAGTACGCCGCGATGGCCGACGAAGAGTACGAGTTCCCGATCGAGAACTACCGCCGCGAGGTCGTCACCGCGCTGGAGGACCTCGAAGACGAGCAGGAAGCCGCTGCGGATCCGGCCTAG
- a CDS encoding replication factor A (Replication protein A protects and stabilize the intermediate ssDNA that is generated by the unwinding action of a DNA helicase at the replication fork. In addition, SSBs prevent the formation of secondary structures by single-stranded template DNA.): MSDLREHAEDIHEQFADHLDIEVDDVESRLSNLVDEYRVPVDEARRSVTNHYLDEAGLERDALGGGGGGGGSELIAVGDIDEDEAWHTVEAKLVDLWEPRSESIAQVGLLGDESGTIKFVKWAASDLQELEEGAVYRLGNVVTDEYEGRFSVKLNSTTTVEELDEDIEVGDDAEEIEGALVDIQSGSGLIKRCPEEDCTRVLQNGRCNEHGEVEGEFDLRIKGVIDDGLDAHEVIFDQEATENVADITLDEAQEMAMDALDTEVVADEISDTLLGTYYRVSGPVFGRYVLADEVEELAGPTDVEETLIKARSI, translated from the coding sequence ATGAGTGATCTTCGAGAGCACGCGGAAGACATACACGAACAGTTTGCGGACCATCTGGACATCGAGGTCGACGACGTCGAGTCGCGCCTGTCGAATCTGGTCGACGAGTACAGAGTGCCAGTCGACGAGGCGCGCCGCAGCGTCACCAACCACTACCTCGACGAGGCGGGCCTAGAGCGCGACGCCCTTGGCGGAGGTGGCGGTGGCGGCGGCAGCGAGCTGATCGCCGTCGGCGACATCGACGAGGACGAGGCGTGGCACACGGTCGAAGCGAAGCTCGTCGACCTGTGGGAGCCCCGCAGCGAGTCGATCGCACAGGTGGGCCTGCTCGGCGACGAGAGCGGGACGATCAAGTTCGTCAAGTGGGCCGCGTCCGATCTTCAGGAACTGGAGGAGGGCGCGGTCTACCGTCTGGGCAACGTCGTCACCGACGAGTACGAGGGCCGGTTTTCGGTCAAGCTCAACAGCACGACGACGGTCGAGGAGCTCGACGAAGATATCGAAGTCGGGGACGACGCCGAGGAGATCGAGGGCGCGCTGGTCGACATCCAGAGCGGCAGCGGCCTCATCAAGCGCTGTCCCGAGGAGGACTGCACCCGCGTCCTGCAGAACGGGCGCTGTAACGAACACGGCGAGGTCGAAGGCGAGTTCGACCTCCGGATCAAGGGCGTGATCGACGACGGGCTCGACGCCCACGAGGTCATCTTCGATCAGGAGGCGACCGAGAACGTCGCGGACATCACCCTCGACGAAGCCCAAGAGATGGCGATGGACGCGCTCGACACCGAGGTCGTCGCCGACGAGATCTCCGACACGCTGCTCGGCACGTACTACCGCGTTTCGGGACCGGTGTTCGGTCGGTACGTGCTCGCGGACGAGGTCGAGGAACTGGCCGGGCCGACAGATGTCGAGGAGACGCTGATCAAAGCGAGGTCGATCTAA
- a CDS encoding DUF7091 family protein has protein sequence MSVVGVADRDRVRRFVSRTLRGAGRQLEEARQAYQEGRTTASLPRDEDGKARIVCRRYAERRSVGLDDHGRPECFDPDHPDCRGCAEDVRDGVVETW, from the coding sequence ATGTCGGTGGTCGGCGTGGCTGATCGCGACCGCGTCCGCCGGTTCGTCTCCCGGACGCTCAGGGGGGCTGGCCGCCAGCTAGAGGAGGCCCGACAGGCGTATCAGGAGGGTCGAACGACGGCGTCGCTCCCCCGCGATGAGGACGGCAAGGCGCGGATCGTCTGCCGCCGGTACGCCGAACGGCGCTCGGTTGGCCTCGACGACCACGGGCGTCCCGAGTGTTTCGACCCTGACCATCCCGATTGCCGAGGCTGTGCCGAGGACGTTCGTGACGGCGTCGTCGAGACGTGGTGA
- a CDS encoding aldo/keto reductase has protein sequence MHYRTLGDTDVEVSEVGFGAWVVGTDWWGDRSDEQAIDMVRHALDRGITFFDTGDVYGHGASEEIIGEALGDRREEVTIGTKVGYDFYNNPQAGHGELPKEITPEWIETALDRSLDRLDTDYVDLLQVHNANAAEVDDDVMELLDELVESGRVDSIGWALGPSIGWLAEGEAAVEREFDAVQTVFNLFEQGPGTHFLDAVEEHDADTSVLARVPHSSGLLNEQVTPDTELGEGDHRSHRPQEWYETGWDKLESIRFLERDGERTMAQASIQWLLYHDAVASVTPTFRTTDDIDAWAAASDVPALSDEEYERVQELHEENFGITRDDGMDSYRSSVGGQDVERAGLQPSAGD, from the coding sequence ATGCACTACCGAACGCTGGGCGACACCGATGTCGAAGTGAGCGAAGTCGGCTTCGGCGCGTGGGTCGTCGGCACGGACTGGTGGGGCGACCGGTCGGACGAGCAGGCGATCGATATGGTCCGCCACGCGCTCGACCGGGGGATCACCTTCTTCGACACCGGCGACGTGTACGGCCACGGCGCCAGCGAGGAGATCATCGGTGAGGCGCTCGGCGACCGCCGCGAGGAGGTCACTATCGGCACGAAGGTGGGCTACGACTTCTACAACAACCCGCAGGCGGGCCACGGCGAGCTCCCCAAGGAGATCACGCCCGAGTGGATCGAGACGGCGCTCGACCGCTCGCTCGACCGGCTCGACACCGACTACGTCGATCTGCTGCAGGTTCACAACGCCAACGCCGCCGAGGTCGACGACGACGTGATGGAGCTGCTCGACGAACTCGTCGAGTCGGGCCGCGTCGACTCGATCGGCTGGGCGCTCGGCCCCTCGATCGGCTGGCTCGCCGAGGGCGAAGCCGCCGTCGAGCGCGAGTTCGACGCCGTCCAGACCGTGTTCAACCTGTTCGAGCAGGGACCGGGAACGCACTTCCTCGACGCGGTCGAGGAACACGACGCCGACACGAGCGTGCTCGCGCGCGTCCCCCACTCCTCGGGGCTGCTCAACGAGCAGGTCACGCCCGACACCGAACTCGGCGAGGGCGACCACCGCTCGCACCGCCCGCAGGAGTGGTACGAGACCGGCTGGGACAAGTTGGAGTCGATCCGCTTCCTCGAACGGGACGGCGAGCGCACGATGGCCCAGGCGTCGATCCAGTGGCTGCTCTATCACGACGCCGTCGCCTCCGTGACGCCGACGTTCCGGACGACCGACGACATCGACGCGTGGGCGGCCGCCAGCGACGTTCCCGCGCTGTCGGACGAGGAGTACGAGCGCGTGCAGGAACTGCACGAAGAGAACTTCGGCATCACGCGGGACGACGGGATGGACAGCTACCGCTCGTCGGTCGGCGGCCAAGACGTCGAACGGGCCGGCCTCCAGCCCAGCGCGGGCGACTGA
- a CDS encoding NADP-dependent oxidoreductase — MSETNRKFLLANRPDGRPDRDTFELVEEDVPEPGPGEALVRTLYLSVDPYMRGRMDAGESYAEAWAVGEPLQAGVVGEVVDERGTGFEAGDVVTGNLEWADYATARGAELQPVDPENGPVSTALGVLGMPGRTAYFGTREVADVAAGDTFVVTGAAGAVGSVAGQIAKLSGARVVGFAGSEEKVAFLEDDLGFDAAINYKETDDYGAALDEAAPEGVDAYFDNVGGEITDAVFTRLNVDASVAVCGQISLYNAQELPTGPRKLPALIESRATVEGFLVGDFAPRFEQATRDLAAWVGAGEIEYRETVTEGLENAPDAFLGLFEGENIGKQLVKVGERSE; from the coding sequence ATGTCAGAAACGAATCGGAAGTTCCTGCTGGCGAACCGTCCCGACGGACGACCTGACCGCGACACCTTCGAGCTCGTGGAAGAAGACGTTCCGGAGCCGGGACCGGGCGAGGCGCTGGTCCGGACGCTGTATCTCTCTGTCGACCCCTACATGCGCGGCCGGATGGACGCCGGCGAGTCCTACGCGGAGGCGTGGGCGGTCGGCGAGCCGCTGCAGGCCGGTGTCGTCGGCGAGGTCGTCGACGAGCGCGGAACCGGCTTCGAGGCGGGCGATGTCGTCACCGGCAATCTGGAGTGGGCCGACTACGCGACCGCTCGGGGCGCCGAACTGCAGCCGGTTGATCCCGAAAACGGCCCCGTCTCGACGGCGCTGGGCGTGCTGGGGATGCCCGGCCGGACGGCCTACTTCGGGACCCGCGAGGTGGCCGACGTAGCGGCCGGCGACACGTTCGTCGTGACCGGCGCGGCGGGCGCGGTCGGCTCCGTAGCCGGCCAGATCGCGAAGCTCTCTGGCGCTCGCGTGGTCGGCTTTGCCGGCTCGGAAGAGAAGGTCGCCTTCCTCGAAGACGACCTTGGCTTCGACGCGGCGATCAACTACAAGGAGACCGACGACTACGGCGCCGCGCTCGACGAGGCTGCCCCGGAGGGCGTCGACGCGTACTTCGACAACGTCGGTGGCGAGATCACCGACGCCGTCTTCACGAGACTGAACGTGGATGCCAGCGTGGCGGTCTGCGGACAGATATCGCTGTACAACGCCCAAGAGCTGCCGACCGGCCCGAGAAAGCTGCCAGCGCTGATCGAGTCGCGGGCGACGGTCGAAGGGTTCCTCGTCGGCGACTTCGCCCCGCGATTCGAGCAGGCGACGCGCGACCTCGCAGCGTGGGTCGGTGCCGGCGAGATCGAGTACAGAGAGACGGTGACTGAGGGTCTGGAGAACGCACCCGACGCCTTCCTCGGGCTGTTCGAAGGCGAGAACATCGGCAAACAGCTCGTGAAGGTCGGCGAGCGGAGCGAGTAA
- a CDS encoding acyltransferase: protein MTKRHVSLPEDAEAGLEAFIEEVDQRLSSDEDTCSVVEDVLVDLHGDRDAYERWQAGEDVSPAERVRLQGYDPCNSTLESEYYAEKDEETFRESKHLQWLWRQFDATPMADNVEFALRFRQMLGEHLFDECGENCRFFKGISVTYGHNISVGDNVVIHDDVHLDDRGKLTIGDRVSISDGVHLYSHDHDLVDQTQVDNFHTIVEDDARVTYDAMVRAGCRVGENAVVGARSVVQGDIPDHHVAVGTPATSVKIKPGWEEVATPLDAEGVNANRQDERRIERDLPDDFEPFDEFQRDLEPPN, encoded by the coding sequence ATGACCAAGCGCCACGTCAGCCTCCCCGAGGACGCCGAAGCGGGTCTCGAGGCGTTTATCGAGGAGGTAGACCAACGGCTCTCCTCTGACGAAGACACCTGTTCGGTCGTCGAGGACGTGCTCGTCGACTTACACGGCGACCGGGACGCTTACGAGCGCTGGCAGGCCGGCGAAGACGTTTCACCAGCCGAGCGCGTCCGACTGCAGGGCTATGACCCCTGTAACTCCACGCTCGAAAGCGAGTACTACGCTGAAAAAGACGAGGAGACGTTCCGGGAGTCAAAGCACCTCCAGTGGCTCTGGCGCCAGTTCGACGCGACGCCGATGGCCGACAACGTCGAGTTCGCACTGCGATTTCGTCAGATGCTCGGCGAGCACCTCTTCGACGAGTGCGGGGAAAACTGCCGATTTTTCAAGGGGATCTCGGTTACCTACGGCCACAACATCTCGGTCGGCGACAACGTCGTGATCCACGACGACGTTCATCTCGACGACCGCGGCAAGCTCACGATCGGCGACCGCGTGTCGATCTCCGACGGCGTCCACCTCTACAGTCACGACCACGACCTCGTCGACCAGACGCAGGTGGACAACTTCCACACGATCGTCGAGGACGACGCGCGGGTCACCTACGACGCCATGGTTCGGGCGGGCTGTCGCGTGGGCGAGAACGCCGTCGTCGGCGCTCGGTCGGTCGTACAGGGGGACATCCCGGATCATCACGTCGCCGTCGGGACGCCGGCGACGAGCGTCAAGATCAAGCCGGGCTGGGAGGAGGTCGCGACGCCGCTCGACGCCGAGGGCGTCAATGCCAACCGACAGGACGAGCGCCGGATCGAACGCGACCTTCCCGATGATTTCGAGCCGTTCGACGAGTTCCAGCGCGACCTCGAACCGCCGAACTAA
- a CDS encoding DUF7577 domain-containing protein, translating to MDVWQWVVLYATFLAVVQLLLYYYFRRNRDRRSVPASGLRDAGQLNGAVPNGRGSGEGSEAAEEFDAPGDAPGPVAEGVIVCPHCGARNEREPTYTYCRNCAAQLGA from the coding sequence ATGGACGTCTGGCAGTGGGTCGTACTGTACGCGACGTTCCTCGCGGTCGTGCAGTTACTGTTGTACTACTACTTCCGCCGGAACCGGGACCGCCGTTCGGTCCCCGCATCGGGGCTTCGTGACGCCGGCCAGCTCAACGGCGCCGTCCCGAACGGACGCGGTTCCGGTGAGGGTTCGGAAGCCGCCGAGGAGTTCGACGCGCCCGGTGATGCCCCCGGCCCGGTCGCGGAGGGAGTGATCGTCTGCCCCCACTGTGGCGCGCGAAACGAGCGCGAGCCCACCTACACGTACTGCCGGAACTGCGCCGCCCAGCTCGGTGCCTGA